The Bacteroidota bacterium genomic interval GTCAGTTTGTGGGTCGGTAGCCATTCCAAGCTTCCCCCCCCCGGGGGGGATCAGGCTCTCAATGCGTGGCCTAGTCGCCCAGCTCGCGGGGCATGGCTGCATACTCAGGCAGGGGGTCTACATGGGCAAACTCGGCCAGGCGGCTCAGCACCCGCTTCATATCCATAGGCAGGGGGCTCTCAAAAAACGTCCACTCGCCCGTGGCAGGGTGCAGAAAGCCCAGGTTCTTGGCATGCAGGGCCTGTCGACTCAAAATAGCCAGGTTCTCCTCCATAAAGCGCTGGTAAAAGGTGCTCTGCTTGCCCCGCAGGATACGGTCGCCCCCGTAGAAGGGGTCGCCCATCAGGGTATGGTTCTTGTATTTAAAGTGTACGCGGATCTGGTGCGTGCGGCCTGTCTCCAGCTTGCAGCGCACCAGGGTGGCTACGCCAAAGCGCTGCAACACCTCGTAGTGCGTAACGGCGTGCTTGCCCATACTGCCATCCTCGTATACCATAAAGCGCTGGCGCTGGGTGGGGTGCCTACCTATATGGCCCACAATGGTACCCTGGTCCTCGGCCACATCGCCCCACACAATAGCCCAGTAGTTGCGAAACGTAGTACGGTCGTAAAACTGGCGGGCGAGCGAGTTGAAAGACTGTTCGTTTTTAGCAATCACCAGCAGGCCGGTTGTGTCCTTATCTATGCGGTGCACCAGGCCGGGGCGGATGGGGTCGCTCCCCTTGGTTTTGGCAAAGTCGGTCTCGTTGAAGTAATACAGCAGGGCATTTACCAGGGTGCCCCGGTAGTTGCCACTGCCGGGGTGGCACACCAGGCCCGCAGGCTTGTGCACCAGCACCAGGTGTTCATCCTCATAGGCTATGTTCAGCGGAATATTCTCGGCCAGTAGGTCGGGCTGCGGCGGATAGGGCAGGATCATGCTCACCTCATCGTAGGCCCGTATCTTGTGGCTGCTTTTTACCACCTCGTCATTCACCCGGATAAAGCCCGCCAGGGCCGCATTCTGTATGCGGCTGCGGCTTACGTGCCGGATGCGGTTGGCCAGGAAGTGGTCCACCCGCATGGGCTCCTGCCCGGGGTCTACCCGGATGCGCTGGTGCTCGTATATACGGATGTCGTCCGCCTCATCCAGGCCAAACTCCTCGGGGTCGTAGTCTATCGGTATCGGTTTATCGCTGTTCATGGCTGTTCATTCCCCAGAACGAGCTTACTTAAAGAAATCGTTCAATATCACAAAAGCCATCAGGCTAAGCAGCAGCAGCATGCCTATCTGCTGGGCTACCTCGCGCACACGCAGGCTGGGCTCGCGGCCCGTTACGGCCTCTATCAGCAGAAACACCAGGTGGCCCCCGTCCAGGGCGGGTATGGGCAGTATGTTCATCAGCGC includes:
- a CDS encoding RluA family pseudouridine synthase; translated protein: MNSDKPIPIDYDPEEFGLDEADDIRIYEHQRIRVDPGQEPMRVDHFLANRIRHVSRSRIQNAALAGFIRVNDEVVKSSHKIRAYDEVSMILPYPPQPDLLAENIPLNIAYEDEHLVLVHKPAGLVCHPGSGNYRGTLVNALLYYFNETDFAKTKGSDPIRPGLVHRIDKDTTGLLVIAKNEQSFNSLARQFYDRTTFRNYWAIVWGDVAEDQGTIVGHIGRHPTQRQRFMVYEDGSMGKHAVTHYEVLQRFGVATLVRCKLETGRTHQIRVHFKYKNHTLMGDPFYGGDRILRGKQSTFYQRFMEENLAILSRQALHAKNLGFLHPATGEWTFFESPLPMDMKRVLSRLAEFAHVDPLPEYAAMPRELGD